TAGTAGTTTATGGTGGACCTTCGGGATTGCCTTAATCATTATTATCGCCACGATCCTTCTGATCAATTCTTCCTATGGTCGCGCTTTTAAATCGATTCGTGAAGATGAAATTGCCGCCGAAGCCATGGGGGTAGCACTTTTTAAAACAAAGATGACCTCCTTTTTAATTGGCGCTTTTTTTACCGGAGTTGGTGGTGGTCTATTTGCCGCTCTCCTTGGCACCGTCGATCCCAAACAATTCTATTTCACGCTAACCTACAATTTTTTATTAATTATTGTCCTTGGCGGTATGGGCAGTATTTCCGGAACAATCATCGCCAGCTTTGTTGTTACCTTAGGTCAGGAAGCATTACGTTTTCTGGATGAACCAATGGCCTTTGGATTAGATCTGCCAATTTTTAGACCTGGCTTACGGATGGTTGTTTTCTCATTCTTACTCATGGCAATTGTCCTCTTCTACCGCAAAGGCTTAATGGGCACTAATGAGCTCACCTGGGATTTCATCGCTGATAAATATCATTCAATTAAACAGGCTTTAAGTAAAAATAAAACATCCGTTGAGGGAGGTGACAAAAAATGAGTCTTTTAAAAACTGAAAATGTCATCATGCAGTTTGGCGGCGTTGTCGCTGTCAACGACTTGAATATTGATATTAAAAAAGGCGAACTCGCTGCCCTTATCGGACCCAACGGAGCTGGAAAGACAACCGCTTTTAATGTCATCACCGGTGTTTACACCCCTACCAAAGGAAAAGTTCTTTTTACGCCAACCGATAAAAAAACTGGCCAGACTACCGAAATTGATATTACTGGTAAAAAACCTGATAAAATTACTGGTTTAGGGATTGCGCGAACCTTTCAGAATATTCGTCTTTTTAAAGAATTAACGGTTCTTGAAAACGCCCTGGTTGCTACCCATACTAATGTTGACTATAACTTCCTTTCAGCTATCCTTAGAACGCCCAAAGCTCGAAAAGGTGAACGACGAGCAAAATCTGATTGCGAGTTTTTATTGGAGCGTTTAGGTCTCATTGATCTCAAAAATGAAAAAGCCTCCTCGCTTCCCTACGGTCAGCAACGTCATCTTGAAATTGCCCGAGCCTTAGCCACCAATCCGCAATTGTTACTTCTTGACGAACCGGCTGCCGGGATGAATCCGCAGGAAACCGATGAATTAACCGATTTAATTTTTAAATTAAAAACTGACTTTGATCTTTCAATTTTTATGATTGAACATCACATGGATCTTGTCATGGAAATCTCTGATCATATTTATGTATTGGATTTTGGTTGCACGATTGCCAAAGGAACCCCGGACGAAGTTCAAAATAATCCGAAGGTTATTGAAGCATACTTGGGGGTGGATG
This is a stretch of genomic DNA from Acetobacterium woodii DSM 1030. It encodes these proteins:
- a CDS encoding ABC transporter ATP-binding protein, whose amino-acid sequence is MSLLKTENVIMQFGGVVAVNDLNIDIKKGELAALIGPNGAGKTTAFNVITGVYTPTKGKVLFTPTDKKTGQTTEIDITGKKPDKITGLGIARTFQNIRLFKELTVLENALVATHTNVDYNFLSAILRTPKARKGERRAKSDCEFLLERLGLIDLKNEKASSLPYGQQRHLEIARALATNPQLLLLDEPAAGMNPQETDELTDLIFKLKTDFDLSIFMIEHHMDLVMEISDHIYVLDFGCTIAKGTPDEVQNNPKVIEAYLGVDEDVEN
- a CDS encoding branched-chain amino acid ABC transporter permease, with protein sequence MNETQRNLGTYLKDHWKTIVFLGIVLLGIGLADIFVDSYLRRLLNLCAIYVIVSLAMNLVNGFTGQFSLGQAGFMAIGAYTVAVLTVPIESRAAIFYLEPMAPFLANIQLPFIVALILGGFMSTAVAFLIGSPCLRLRGDYLAIATLGFSEIIRIVFTNTQSITNGALGIKSIPTISSLWWTFGIALIIIIATILLINSSYGRAFKSIREDEIAAEAMGVALFKTKMTSFLIGAFFTGVGGGLFAALLGTVDPKQFYFTLTYNFLLIIVLGGMGSISGTIIASFVVTLGQEALRFLDEPMAFGLDLPIFRPGLRMVVFSFLLMAIVLFYRKGLMGTNELTWDFIADKYHSIKQALSKNKTSVEGGDKK